The following coding sequences are from one Pseudomonas mendocina window:
- a CDS encoding transglutaminase family protein yields MQTYLRPGRFIDSDHPAVIEFAERWRGTSREPLGQAVALYSAVRDEIRYNPYAFSLDAQTLKASQALAAGESYCVPKANLLAACARHCGIPARIGLADVRNHLSTPRLLELLRSEVFAMHGYTELYLDGRWVKATPAFNEALCRVFKVAPLEFDGVHDSVFHPYNDQGERYMEYLVDHGQFEDLPEQLFFDHLRGCYPHLFESGALQLGGDMQREASVID; encoded by the coding sequence ATGCAGACCTACCTACGCCCCGGCCGCTTCATTGACAGTGACCACCCAGCGGTAATCGAGTTCGCCGAACGTTGGCGCGGCACGTCACGAGAACCGCTCGGTCAGGCTGTGGCTCTTTATTCCGCAGTGCGTGACGAGATCCGCTACAACCCCTATGCCTTCAGCCTCGATGCGCAGACCCTGAAGGCCAGCCAGGCCCTGGCGGCGGGGGAGTCCTACTGTGTGCCCAAGGCCAATCTGCTCGCTGCCTGTGCCCGGCATTGCGGTATTCCCGCGCGTATTGGCCTGGCCGACGTGCGCAATCACCTGTCGACGCCGCGTCTGCTGGAACTGCTGCGCAGCGAGGTGTTCGCCATGCATGGCTACACCGAACTGTATCTGGACGGGCGCTGGGTCAAGGCCACGCCGGCGTTCAACGAGGCGCTATGCCGGGTGTTCAAGGTGGCGCCGCTGGAGTTCGACGGCGTGCATGACAGCGTCTTCCACCCCTACAACGACCAGGGTGAGCGCTACATGGAGTACCTGGTCGACCACGGTCAGTTCGAGGATCTGCCGGAGCAACTATTCTTTGATCACCTGCGCGGCTGCTACCCGCATCTGTTCGAGTCCGGGGCGCTGCAGCTCGGTGGTGATATGCAGCGCGAGGCCAGTGTTATCGACTGA
- a CDS encoding acyl-CoA dehydrogenase — MLVIWLLVLLLGVAYLAHSRTAARPALGITAAYLLAMALFSPVPVWLQLLLWIVTGAVAAFILLTDLRQRLFTSPLFAWFQRVLPPMSATERDAIEAGTVWWDGELFSGKPDWDKLLAYPKAKLTEEEQAFIDGPTEELCAMISDWQVGQEMDLPEKAWEHIKQHGFFALIIPKEYGGKGFSAYAHSQVAMKLATRSGDLASTVMVPNSLGPAELLLHYGTDEQRQHYLPRLARGDDIPCFALTGPLAGSDAGAMPDTGIICKGQYNGEEVIGLRLNWEKRYITLGPVATLLGLAFKAYDPDHLLGDKEDLGISLALIPTDTPGVEIGRRHLPLGAAFMNGPNSGKDVFIPLEYLIGGQEYLGKGWMMLMNCLSVGRSISLPAVGTGAAKFTSLATGQYAQLREQFNVPLAAFEGIQEALARIGGNAWLMDSARILTANAVDLGEKPSVLSAILKYHLTERGRECIGHAMDVHGGKGIIMGPNNYLARSWQGAPIFITVEGANILSRNLMIFGQGAIRCHPYVLKEMALADREDKDQALAEFDSLLMSHIGFAVSNAASSFLLGLTLNRLGQVPGDDLSQPYYRALNRLAAAFALCADSSMMLLGGDLKRRERLSARLGDVLSHLYLGSAALKRYHDLDYPEAIRPLLRWAMEENLYHAEQALDNLLSNFPNRLFGCLLKVLVFPLGRRHQGPSDELDAEVAAIIGRQAGDPALESVLEGCYRPQADQDSVGALQYALNLVQASQDARKRLHQALKDGSLQPAPGQNVIEAAIAAGILDGEQGQRLQAAEAARRRVIDVDDFAKEELKLESGKVR, encoded by the coding sequence ATGCTCGTCATCTGGTTGCTGGTTCTGCTGCTCGGGGTCGCCTACCTGGCCCATAGCCGCACCGCTGCCCGCCCCGCCCTCGGCATCACCGCAGCCTACCTGCTGGCCATGGCCCTGTTCAGCCCAGTGCCTGTCTGGCTGCAACTGTTGCTGTGGATCGTCACCGGCGCCGTCGCCGCATTCATCCTGCTGACCGACCTGCGCCAGCGGCTGTTCACCAGCCCGCTGTTCGCCTGGTTCCAGCGCGTCTTGCCGCCGATGTCGGCGACCGAACGCGACGCCATCGAAGCCGGCACCGTGTGGTGGGACGGCGAACTGTTCAGCGGCAAGCCCGACTGGGACAAACTGCTGGCCTACCCCAAGGCCAAGTTGACCGAAGAGGAACAGGCGTTCATCGACGGCCCCACCGAAGAGCTCTGCGCCATGATCAGCGACTGGCAGGTCGGCCAGGAGATGGATCTGCCGGAAAAAGCCTGGGAGCACATCAAGCAGCATGGCTTCTTCGCCCTGATCATTCCCAAGGAATACGGCGGCAAGGGCTTTTCTGCCTACGCCCACTCGCAGGTGGCGATGAAACTGGCGACCCGCAGTGGTGACCTGGCCTCCACCGTGATGGTGCCCAACTCCCTCGGCCCAGCGGAACTGCTGCTGCATTACGGCACCGATGAGCAGCGTCAGCACTACCTGCCGCGCCTGGCGCGCGGTGACGACATCCCCTGCTTCGCCCTCACCGGCCCGTTGGCCGGCTCCGATGCCGGCGCGATGCCGGACACCGGGATCATCTGCAAGGGCCAGTACAACGGCGAGGAAGTGATCGGCCTGCGCCTGAACTGGGAGAAGCGCTACATCACCCTCGGCCCGGTGGCCACCCTGCTCGGCCTGGCCTTCAAGGCCTACGACCCGGATCACCTGCTGGGCGACAAGGAAGACCTCGGCATCAGCCTGGCGCTGATCCCCACCGATACCCCCGGCGTGGAAATCGGCCGTCGCCACCTGCCGCTGGGCGCTGCCTTCATGAACGGGCCGAACTCGGGCAAGGACGTGTTCATTCCGCTGGAGTACCTGATCGGCGGCCAGGAGTACCTCGGCAAGGGCTGGATGATGCTGATGAACTGCCTGTCGGTCGGTCGCTCCATCTCCCTGCCGGCGGTCGGCACCGGCGCCGCCAAGTTCACCAGCCTCGCCACCGGCCAGTACGCCCAGTTGCGTGAGCAGTTCAACGTGCCGCTGGCGGCCTTCGAGGGTATTCAGGAGGCCCTGGCGCGCATCGGCGGCAACGCCTGGCTGATGGACAGTGCGCGCATCCTCACCGCCAACGCCGTCGACCTGGGCGAGAAACCATCGGTGCTGTCCGCGATCCTCAAGTACCACCTCACCGAACGCGGCCGCGAGTGCATCGGTCACGCCATGGACGTGCACGGCGGCAAGGGCATCATCATGGGCCCGAACAACTACCTGGCCCGCTCCTGGCAGGGCGCGCCGATCTTCATCACCGTCGAGGGCGCCAACATCCTCTCGCGCAACCTGATGATCTTCGGCCAGGGTGCCATCCGCTGCCATCCCTACGTACTCAAGGAAATGGCCCTGGCCGACCGCGAGGACAAGGATCAGGCGCTAGCCGAGTTCGACTCGCTGCTGATGAGCCATATCGGCTTCGCCGTCAGCAACGCCGCCAGCAGCTTCCTGCTTGGCCTGACGTTGAATCGCCTGGGCCAGGTACCCGGTGACGACCTCAGCCAGCCCTACTACCGTGCCCTCAACCGCCTAGCGGCGGCCTTCGCCCTGTGCGCCGACAGCAGCATGATGCTGCTCGGCGGCGACCTGAAACGCCGCGAGCGCCTGTCCGCCCGCCTCGGCGACGTGCTCAGCCACCTCTACCTGGGTTCGGCCGCGCTCAAGCGCTACCACGACCTGGACTACCCGGAAGCCATTCGCCCGCTGCTGCGCTGGGCCATGGAGGAAAACCTCTACCACGCCGAGCAAGCGCTGGATAACCTGCTGAGCAACTTCCCCAACCGTCTGTTCGGCTGCCTGCTGAAAGTGCTGGTGTTCCCGCTGGGCCGCCGCCACCAAGGCCCGAGCGACGAACTGGACGCCGAAGTGGCCGCGATCATCGGTCGCCAGGCCGGCGACCCGGCCCTGGAGTCGGTGCTGGAAGGCTGCTATCGCCCGCAGGCCGATCAGGACTCGGTTGGCGCCCTGCAGTATGCGCTGAACCTGGTGCAGGCCAGCCAGGACGCGCGCAAGCGCCTGCACCAGGCACTCAAGGACGGCAGCCTGCAACCGGCGCCAGGCCAGAACGTGATCGAAGCGGCGATCGCTGCTGGCATCCTCGACGGCGAACAGGGTCAACGCCTGCAAGCGGCCGAAGCAGCGCGGCGCCGGGTGATCGACGTCGACGACTTCGCCAAGGAAGAGCTCAAGCTGGAGAGCGGCAAGGTGCGCTAG
- a CDS encoding PA2817 family protein, producing MASHLEHHLALLNHLRGILVALGEAEQVLDDSHALFLERYDELLAELPRDPVSSQYLGQDLISQVFHRYPQIAHLVPRDLLWFFGGDCLHFMPDEEIALYQALDERRFEAEENDEPFDWNQEKQLLALPTDGSKH from the coding sequence ATGGCTAGCCATCTCGAACACCACCTCGCCCTGCTCAACCACCTGCGCGGCATCCTCGTCGCCCTGGGCGAAGCCGAACAGGTGCTCGACGACAGCCACGCCCTGTTCCTCGAGCGCTACGACGAACTGCTCGCCGAACTGCCACGTGATCCGGTTTCCAGCCAGTACCTGGGCCAGGATCTGATCAGCCAGGTGTTCCACCGCTACCCGCAGATCGCCCACCTGGTACCGCGTGACCTGCTGTGGTTCTTTGGCGGCGACTGTCTGCACTTCATGCCGGACGAGGAAATCGCCCTGTACCAGGCCCTCGACGAGCGCCGCTTCGAAGCCGAAGAAAACGACGAACCCTTCGACTGGAACCAGGAAAAGCAATTGCTGGCACTGCCCACCGACGGCTCCAAGCACTGA
- a CDS encoding glutathione S-transferase family protein: protein MSLTVYGAPLSPFVRKLCLCLIEKGLDYELEVVMPFGQPDWYRELNPLGRIPAFRDGDLTLADSSVICQYLEEHYPERPSLYGESAEQRAKVRWLEKYADYELAPLCTFTVFRNRVLKATMGLPCDEDKVQQTLKDKLPNHFDYFEATLGDEPYFLGQQLSMADVALASQLINMEHGGETLDATRWPKLFAHYQRIKASASVQQVLPRELRTLEKIGAKR, encoded by the coding sequence ATGAGCCTGACCGTCTATGGAGCACCACTCTCCCCTTTCGTTCGCAAACTCTGCTTGTGCCTGATCGAGAAGGGCCTGGACTACGAACTCGAAGTGGTCATGCCCTTCGGCCAACCCGACTGGTACCGCGAACTCAACCCACTGGGCCGTATTCCCGCCTTTCGCGACGGTGACCTAACGCTCGCCGACTCCAGCGTCATCTGTCAGTACCTGGAAGAGCACTACCCTGAACGCCCCTCGCTGTACGGCGAAAGCGCCGAACAACGGGCCAAGGTACGCTGGCTGGAGAAGTACGCCGACTACGAGCTGGCGCCGCTATGCACCTTTACCGTGTTCCGTAACCGTGTGCTGAAAGCCACCATGGGCCTGCCCTGCGACGAGGACAAAGTGCAACAGACGCTCAAGGACAAGCTGCCCAACCACTTCGATTACTTCGAGGCGACACTGGGCGATGAGCCCTATTTTCTCGGCCAGCAACTGTCCATGGCCGACGTGGCATTGGCCAGCCAATTGATCAATATGGAGCATGGCGGCGAAACCCTGGACGCCACTCGCTGGCCGAAGCTGTTTGCGCACTATCAGCGCATCAAGGCGAGCGCCTCCGTACAGCAGGTGCTGCCGCGCGAGCTGCGCACGCTGGAGAAGATCGGCGCCAAACGCTAA
- the ligA gene encoding NAD-dependent DNA ligase LigA, with protein sequence MTDAAQRISELRNELDAHNYRYYVLDEPSVPDAEYDRLFRELQALEAEHPELVTPDSPTQRVGAKPASSLAEVKHLQPMLSLGNVFSTEELIAFDQKCQGLLSAGEAISLDLLGDAQIEYCCELKLDGLAISLFYEKGLLVRAVTRGDGSVGEDISHGIRTIKTVPLRLMGQGWPEVLEVRGEVFMPISVFDELVAEAVAKGEKPFANPRNAASGTMRQLDPSIIHSRKISFCTYGVGYVSDEAALPVRQSERLKLLHTWGLPAWWVASKKFKSVHVAAGYSGCLDFYRKVESMRDSLPFEIDGVVYKVDEIHQQSVLGSRAREPRWAVAHKFPAREEVTTLRDVEFQVGRTGAVTPVARLKPVKVAGVMVSNATLHNMDEVERLGIRKGDTVVIRRAGDVIPQVMSVVLDQRPSDATPVQIPKECPVCGSAVERTQLVKRSKGKESLSDGSVYRCVGRLSCQAQLKQAIIHFVSRRAMDIEGLGDKTIEQLVDEKLIGSPADLYKLQYEQIIGLEGFAEVSSNKLLKAIEDSKRPTLARFIYALGIPDVGEETAKVLARSLASLARVRTALPEVLTYLPDIGLEVAHEIHSFFEDDHNEQVIDALLGECGLQLQEEGELSAEFTAIATLGGMLDKLNIPSVGPGAAQKLAERFGSLDGVLGGDWLDMRQTLPEKQAKAVREFFDSAENARRARAIEQQLREFGMHWESEKKVAEGLPLAGQTWVLTGTLEVMSRDVAKGKLESLGAKVAGSVSAKTHCVVAGPGAGSKLAKAGELGVKVLDEAQFIDQLKAYGIDA encoded by the coding sequence ATGACCGACGCCGCCCAACGTATTTCCGAACTGCGCAACGAGCTGGACGCGCACAACTACCGTTACTACGTGCTGGACGAGCCGAGCGTGCCCGACGCCGAGTATGACCGTCTGTTCCGCGAGCTGCAGGCGCTGGAAGCCGAGCACCCGGAGCTGGTGACGCCCGATTCGCCGACCCAGCGGGTTGGGGCAAAACCCGCATCCTCTCTGGCTGAGGTCAAGCACCTTCAGCCGATGCTCAGCCTTGGCAACGTCTTTTCTACAGAGGAACTAATAGCCTTTGATCAAAAATGCCAGGGACTGCTGAGTGCTGGGGAAGCAATATCCCTCGATCTTTTGGGAGACGCCCAAATTGAGTACTGCTGTGAGCTAAAGCTCGATGGTTTGGCTATCAGCCTTTTTTATGAAAAAGGGTTGTTGGTGCGCGCAGTGACTCGAGGAGATGGCTCAGTTGGTGAGGACATCAGCCATGGTATTCGAACCATTAAGACAGTCCCTTTGCGCCTTATGGGGCAGGGCTGGCCTGAGGTGCTTGAGGTCCGAGGAGAGGTTTTCATGCCAATCTCTGTCTTTGACGAGCTGGTAGCAGAGGCTGTCGCGAAAGGTGAAAAACCGTTTGCAAACCCCAGAAATGCTGCATCAGGAACGATGAGGCAGCTAGACCCGTCGATAATCCATTCAAGAAAAATCAGTTTTTGTACTTACGGAGTAGGGTATGTATCGGACGAGGCTGCCTTGCCGGTCAGGCAGTCTGAGAGATTGAAGCTCCTTCATACGTGGGGGCTTCCGGCGTGGTGGGTTGCTAGTAAAAAATTCAAATCTGTGCATGTTGCTGCTGGGTATTCCGGGTGCTTGGATTTTTATCGAAAAGTCGAATCCATGCGTGATTCTCTCCCCTTTGAAATTGATGGGGTAGTTTACAAGGTCGACGAAATACACCAGCAATCAGTTCTCGGGTCGCGAGCTAGGGAGCCTAGGTGGGCTGTAGCGCATAAGTTTCCTGCCAGAGAAGAGGTTACGACTCTCCGCGACGTAGAGTTTCAGGTAGGCCGTACTGGCGCGGTGACACCTGTGGCGCGACTCAAGCCGGTCAAGGTGGCGGGCGTGATGGTGTCTAATGCCACTCTGCACAATATGGATGAGGTGGAGCGACTGGGCATTCGAAAAGGCGATACGGTTGTAATTCGCCGTGCTGGCGATGTCATTCCTCAAGTGATGTCGGTAGTGCTAGATCAGCGTCCCAGTGATGCTACTCCGGTGCAGATTCCCAAAGAGTGTCCGGTGTGCGGCTCGGCGGTGGAGCGCACGCAACTGGTCAAGCGCAGCAAGGGCAAGGAATCGCTCAGCGACGGTTCGGTGTACCGCTGCGTCGGGCGCCTGAGCTGTCAGGCGCAGCTCAAGCAGGCGATCATCCACTTCGTCTCGCGTCGTGCCATGGACATCGAAGGCCTTGGTGACAAGACCATCGAGCAACTGGTGGATGAGAAACTGATCGGTTCGCCGGCGGATCTGTACAAGCTGCAGTACGAACAGATCATCGGCCTGGAAGGTTTTGCCGAGGTTTCCAGCAACAAGCTGCTCAAGGCCATCGAAGACAGCAAGCGGCCGACGCTGGCACGCTTCATCTACGCGCTCGGCATCCCCGACGTGGGTGAAGAAACCGCCAAGGTGCTGGCGCGCTCCCTGGCTTCGCTGGCGCGCGTGCGCACGGCGTTGCCTGAGGTGCTGACCTACCTGCCCGATATCGGCCTGGAAGTGGCGCACGAGATTCACAGCTTCTTCGAAGATGACCACAACGAGCAGGTGATCGATGCCCTGCTGGGTGAGTGTGGCCTGCAATTGCAGGAGGAGGGCGAGCTGAGTGCCGAGTTCACGGCCATCGCCACCCTCGGCGGCATGCTCGACAAACTCAATATTCCCAGTGTTGGCCCGGGTGCTGCGCAGAAGCTGGCCGAGCGCTTCGGCAGCCTGGACGGTGTGCTCGGCGGTGATTGGCTGGACATGCGCCAGACCTTGCCGGAGAAGCAGGCCAAGGCCGTACGCGAGTTCTTCGACAGCGCGGAAAACGCCCGGCGCGCTCGTGCTATCGAGCAGCAGTTGCGTGAGTTCGGCATGCACTGGGAAAGCGAGAAGAAAGTCGCCGAAGGCTTGCCGCTGGCCGGCCAAACCTGGGTGCTGACCGGCACGCTGGAGGTGATGAGTCGCGACGTGGCCAAAGGCAAGCTGGAAAGCCTGGGCGCCAAGGTGGCTGGCTCGGTATCGGCCAAGACCCACTGTGTGGTTGCAGGCCCTGGCGCCGGCTCGAAGCTGGCCAAGGCCGGCGAGCTGGGCGTGAAGGTGTTGGACGAGGCGCAGTTTATCGATCAGCTCAAGGCCTACGGTATCGACGCCTGA
- the zipA gene encoding cell division protein ZipA: MEFGLREWLIVIGIIVIAGILFDGWRRMRGGKGRLKFKLDRSFANMPDDDSDPDLLSPPRVVNRDHEPQLDEDDLPSMSAKDLPRRARNEPQQGDLNLAVDEPVPTLLNPVDDEPQEPKKSAKPAADAAPVEEVLVINVVARDEIGFKGPALLQNILESGLRFGEMDIFHRHESMAGNGEVLFSMANALKPGTFDLDDIEGFSTRAVSFFLSLPGPRHPKQAFDVMVAAARKLAHELGGELKDDQRSVMTAQTIEHYRQRIVEFERRQLTQKR, translated from the coding sequence ATGGAATTCGGTCTGCGCGAATGGCTGATCGTTATTGGCATCATCGTTATCGCTGGCATTCTTTTCGACGGCTGGCGTCGTATGCGCGGCGGCAAGGGTAGGCTCAAGTTCAAGCTGGATCGCAGTTTCGCCAACATGCCGGATGACGACAGCGATCCGGATCTGCTCAGCCCACCGCGTGTCGTCAATCGCGACCACGAACCGCAACTGGATGAAGACGACCTGCCATCGATGAGCGCCAAGGATCTGCCGCGCCGCGCGCGCAACGAGCCGCAGCAGGGTGACCTCAATCTGGCCGTCGACGAGCCGGTACCGACCTTGCTCAACCCGGTCGATGATGAGCCGCAGGAACCGAAGAAATCTGCCAAGCCTGCTGCCGATGCCGCACCCGTCGAAGAGGTGCTGGTAATCAACGTGGTGGCGCGTGACGAGATTGGTTTCAAGGGGCCGGCGCTGCTACAGAACATCCTCGAAAGCGGTCTGCGCTTCGGTGAGATGGACATCTTCCATCGTCACGAGAGCATGGCGGGTAACGGCGAGGTGCTGTTCTCCATGGCCAACGCACTCAAGCCCGGCACCTTCGATCTCGACGATATCGAAGGCTTCAGCACCCGTGCGGTGAGCTTCTTCCTCAGCCTGCCTGGCCCGCGTCATCCGAAGCAGGCCTTCGACGTGATGGTCGCTGCTGCACGCAAGCTGGCCCATGAACTGGGCGGTGAGCTGAAGGACGACCAGCGCAGCGTGATGACTGCGCAGACCATCGAACACTATCGCCAGCGCATCGTCGAATTCGAGCGCCGGCAATTGACCCAGAAACGCTGA
- the smc gene encoding chromosome segregation protein SMC, whose protein sequence is MRLKSIKLAGFKSFVDPTTVTFPSNMAAVVGPNGCGKSNIIDAVRWVMGESSAKNLRGESMTDVIFNGSNTRKPVTQASIELIFDNSDNSLVGEYAAFAEISIRRRVTRDGQNTYFLNGTKCRRRDITDIFLGTGLGPRSYSIIEQGMISKLIEAKPEELRNFIEEAAGISKYKERRRETENRIRRTQENLARLTDLREELERQLERLHRQAQAAEKYQEYKAEERQLKAQLLALRWQTLNQQVGSREQVIGDQEVAFEALVAEQRSADASIERLRDGHHELSERFNLVQGRFYSVGGDIARVEQSIQHGQQRLRQLQDDLREAEKARLETESHLGHDRTLLATLGEELEMILPEQEMTAAAAEESAAALEEAEAAMHGWQEQWDSFNQRSAEPRRQAEVQQSRIAQLEQSLERVAERQRRLNEELQQLVADPEDAAILELNEQLAAGELEQEALQLTEEQQAERLQQLREELQQAGQAQQQSQGELQRLNGRLASLEALQQAALDPGQGAGEWLREQGLQQRPRLAEGLRVEAGWELAVETVLGADLQAVLLDDFAGLDFSALEQGELRLANPGKGGTRRAGSLLDKVESSHDLAPWLAGVRPVESLEQALAARAQLAEGESLISRDGYWVGRHFLRVRRAAEADSGVLARGQELERLQLEREEREAGLAQLDERLLGLRDEQRRQEELREQQRRQGQELGRQLGELKARLSASQAKAEQLGLRRRRLQDELQEAAEQREIEQEQLGESRLQLQDALDAMALDNEQRESLLASRDSLRERLDRVRQEARQHKDHAHQLAVRVGSLKAQHDSTRQALERLEMQAERLHERREQLSLNLEEGEAPLEELRIKLEELLERRMAVDDELRQARLALEDADRELRDAEKRRTQAEQQAQLLRGQLEQQRMDWQSLNVRRKALADQLAEDNYDLHGVIATLPAEASESAWEEELERMAARIARLGPINLAAIDEYQQQSERKRYLDAQDADLVEALETLENVIRKIDKETRNRFKDTFDQINGGLQALFPKVFGGGNAYLELTGEDLLDTGVTIMARPPGKKNSTIHLLSGGEKALTALALVFSIFQLNPAPFCMLDEVDAPLDDANVGRYARLVKEMSATVQFIYITHNKIAMEMADQLMGVTMHEPGCSRLVAVDVEEALAMVDA, encoded by the coding sequence ATGCGCCTGAAGAGCATCAAGCTGGCGGGCTTCAAGTCCTTCGTCGATCCGACGACGGTGACCTTTCCCAGCAATATGGCGGCCGTGGTCGGCCCCAACGGTTGCGGCAAGTCCAATATCATCGACGCCGTACGCTGGGTGATGGGCGAGAGCTCGGCGAAGAACCTGCGTGGCGAGTCGATGACCGACGTCATCTTCAACGGCTCGAACACGCGAAAGCCGGTGACCCAGGCCTCCATCGAGCTGATCTTCGACAACAGCGACAACTCGCTGGTGGGCGAATACGCGGCGTTCGCCGAGATTTCCATCCGCCGTCGGGTGACTCGCGACGGGCAGAACACTTATTTCCTCAACGGCACCAAGTGCCGCCGCCGCGACATTACCGACATCTTCCTCGGCACCGGTCTGGGCCCGCGCAGCTACTCGATCATCGAGCAGGGCATGATCAGCAAGCTGATCGAGGCCAAACCCGAGGAGTTGCGCAACTTCATCGAGGAAGCGGCCGGTATCTCCAAGTACAAGGAGCGCCGCCGCGAAACCGAGAACCGTATCCGCCGCACCCAGGAAAACCTGGCGCGCCTGACCGACCTGCGTGAAGAGTTGGAACGCCAGCTCGAACGCCTGCACCGTCAGGCTCAGGCGGCGGAGAAGTACCAGGAATACAAGGCCGAGGAGCGCCAACTCAAGGCGCAACTGCTGGCTCTGCGTTGGCAGACGCTGAACCAGCAGGTCGGCAGCCGCGAGCAGGTGATCGGCGATCAGGAAGTGGCCTTCGAGGCGCTGGTGGCCGAGCAGCGCAGCGCCGATGCCAGTATCGAACGCTTGCGCGACGGACATCACGAGCTGTCGGAACGCTTCAATCTGGTTCAGGGCCGTTTCTACTCGGTGGGTGGCGATATCGCTCGCGTCGAGCAGAGCATCCAGCACGGCCAGCAGCGCCTTCGCCAGTTGCAGGACGACCTGCGTGAGGCGGAAAAGGCGCGCCTGGAGACCGAGTCGCACCTCGGCCACGACCGCACCTTGCTGGCCACCCTCGGCGAAGAACTGGAGATGATCCTGCCCGAGCAGGAGATGACCGCCGCCGCTGCCGAGGAATCCGCCGCCGCGCTGGAAGAGGCCGAGGCCGCCATGCATGGCTGGCAGGAGCAATGGGACAGCTTCAACCAGCGCAGCGCCGAGCCGCGCCGTCAGGCCGAAGTACAGCAGTCGCGCATCGCCCAGCTGGAGCAGAGCCTGGAACGTGTGGCCGAACGCCAGCGGCGCCTGAACGAAGAATTGCAGCAACTGGTGGCCGACCCGGAAGACGCCGCCATTCTCGAATTGAACGAACAGCTTGCAGCGGGTGAGCTGGAGCAGGAAGCGCTGCAACTGACCGAAGAGCAGCAGGCCGAACGCCTGCAGCAACTGCGCGAGGAATTGCAGCAGGCTGGCCAGGCTCAGCAGCAGTCGCAAGGCGAACTGCAGCGGTTGAACGGTCGCCTGGCGTCGCTGGAGGCGTTGCAACAAGCTGCGCTCGATCCGGGGCAGGGCGCAGGCGAGTGGCTGCGCGAGCAGGGCTTGCAGCAACGCCCGCGTCTGGCCGAAGGCCTGCGGGTCGAGGCCGGCTGGGAGCTGGCGGTGGAGACCGTGCTTGGCGCCGATCTGCAGGCCGTGCTGCTGGATGATTTCGCCGGGCTGGATTTCTCCGCGCTGGAACAGGGCGAGCTGCGCCTGGCCAATCCCGGCAAAGGCGGTACGCGTCGTGCCGGCAGCCTGCTGGACAAGGTCGAGTCGAGCCATGATCTGGCGCCGTGGTTGGCCGGCGTGCGGCCGGTCGAGTCGCTGGAGCAGGCCTTGGCTGCCCGCGCACAGTTGGCTGAAGGTGAGAGCTTGATCAGCCGCGACGGTTATTGGGTTGGCCGGCACTTTCTGCGTGTGCGCCGCGCTGCCGAGGCGGACAGCGGTGTGCTGGCGCGTGGCCAGGAACTTGAGCGTCTGCAGCTTGAGCGCGAGGAGCGTGAGGCGGGACTGGCGCAGCTGGATGAACGCCTGCTGGGGCTGCGCGACGAACAGCGCCGCCAGGAAGAATTACGTGAGCAACAGCGTCGTCAGGGGCAGGAACTTGGTCGCCAGCTTGGCGAGTTGAAGGCGCGCCTTTCCGCCAGTCAGGCCAAGGCCGAGCAACTGGGTCTGCGCCGTCGCCGTCTGCAGGATGAGCTGCAGGAAGCGGCCGAGCAGCGCGAGATCGAGCAGGAGCAGCTGGGCGAATCGCGTCTGCAATTGCAGGACGCGCTGGACGCCATGGCGCTGGATAACGAGCAGCGCGAAAGCCTGTTGGCCAGCCGCGACAGCCTGCGCGAGCGTCTCGACCGCGTGCGCCAGGAGGCTCGCCAGCACAAGGATCACGCTCACCAGTTAGCGGTGCGCGTCGGCTCGCTCAAGGCGCAGCACGACTCTACCCGCCAGGCGCTGGAACGATTGGAAATGCAAGCCGAGCGTCTGCACGAGCGGCGCGAGCAACTGTCGCTGAACCTGGAAGAGGGCGAGGCGCCACTGGAAGAGCTGCGCATCAAGCTCGAAGAACTGCTCGAGCGGCGCATGGCGGTGGACGACGAACTGCGTCAGGCGCGTTTGGCGCTGGAGGACGCCGATCGCGAACTGCGCGATGCCGAGAAGCGCCGCACCCAGGCCGAGCAGCAGGCGCAACTGCTGCGCGGCCAGTTGGAGCAGCAGCGCATGGACTGGCAGTCGCTCAACGTGCGGCGCAAGGCGCTGGCCGATCAGCTCGCCGAGGACAACTACGACCTGCACGGTGTGATCGCCACGCTACCGGCCGAAGCCAGCGAGAGCGCCTGGGAAGAAGAGCTGGAACGCATGGCCGCACGCATCGCCCGTCTCGGGCCGATCAACCTGGCGGCCATCGACGAGTACCAGCAGCAGTCCGAGCGCAAGCGCTACCTGGACGCGCAGGACGCCGACCTGGTCGAAGCGTTGGAAACCCTGGAGAACGTCATCCGCAAGATCGACAAGGAAACGCGCAATCGTTTCAAGGATACCTTCGATCAGATCAATGGCGGTTTGCAGGCACTCTTTCCAAAAGTTTTCGGTGGCGGCAACGCTTATTTGGAACTCACCGGCGAAGATTTACTCGATACCGGTGTAACCATCATGGCGCGGCCTCCGGGCAAGAAGAACAGCACCATTCATTTGCTCTCCGGTGGAGAGAAGGCGTTGACCGCTTTGGCGCTGGTGTTTTCCATCTTCCAGCTCAATCCGGCGCCGTTCTGCATGTTGGACGAAGTGGATGCGCCGCTGGATGATGCCAACGTCGGGCGCTATGCGCGACTGGTCAAGGAGATGTCGGCGACAGTGCAGTTCATCTACATCACCCACAACAAGATCGCCATGGAAATGGCCGATCAATTGATGGGGGTTACCATGCATGAGCCGGGTTGCTCGCGCCTGGTGGCGGTGGATGTCGAGGAGGCGCTGGCCATGGTGGATGCGTGA